The genomic window TTGGATAAATCACTGTGGGTGGCGCTGGTGCTGGCGGTGTTTATCATCCTGTTTGGCACCCGCCATCTGGATGCCAGCGAGCGTCATGAAGGCATGGTGGCAGCAATTGCCCTGGAATCCCTGGTCAAGCTGGTGGCCTTCATGAGTGTCGGCGTTTTTGTGGTGTTTGTGCTGTTTGCCGGCCCCCAGGATCTGTTTCAACAGGTCGCGCTTAGCCCTGATCTGGCGGATACCCTGCGCCTGGATCAAGTGCCCGGCGGAACCACTGGCTGGGTAGGCATGCTGATTCTGGCGTTTCTGGCGTTTCTGACCCTGCCCCGCCAGTTTCAGGTGCTGGTGGTGGAAAACGTCGATGAACATCACCTAACACGGGCCAGTTGGTTGTTTCCTATTTACCTTTTGTTGATCAACCTGTTTGTGGTGCCGATAGCACTGGCGGGCCTGCTGCTTGGCGATGTGGCCGGCGACCCAGATAGCTTTGTGCTGACCCTGCCGCTTTCAGCGGGCGCTGAAGGCTTGCCGCTGTTTGTGTTTATCGGCGGGCTATCAGCCGCCACCGGCATGGTGATTGTCGAAACCATTGCTCTATCTACCATGGTCAGCAACCAACTGATCATGCCGCTGTTGCTGCGTTTCAGGTTTTTGCACGCCAGCCAGCCCGGCCAACTGGCGGGCTGGCTGCTGGGCATTCGCCGGGTTGCCATCGTACTGCTGTTGCTGCTGGGTTATCTTTATCACGCCTTGATGGGGGACGCCTACAGCCTGGTGACCATAGGGCTCGTCTCCTTTGCTGGCGTGGCGCAGTTTGCGCCCGCCCTACTGATTGGCCTTTACTGGCGCGGTGCCTCACGCCTGGGTGCCATGCTTGGGCTGATCGCCGGGTTTGGCGTCTGGGGGTATACCCTGCTGTTGCCCGGCTTTGCGCAATCCGGCTGGTGGGACATGGCGCTGATTGAACAGGGGCCCTGGGGCATTGAATGGCTCAAGCCCTATGCGCTGTTTGGCCTGCAGGGCTGGGATATCTATACCCATGCGCTGCTGTGGAGCATGCTGGCCAACGTCGGTCTGCTGGTCGGCGCGTCACTGTTCAGCCGCCCCACGCCGCTGGAACAGACCCAGGCGGCGCTGTTTACCGAAGCCATGCACCCCAACCTGCAAGGCACCACCCTGTGGCGGGGGCAAACCACCCAGGGGGAACTGCGCGACCTGCTGGCGCGCTATCTGGGCGCAGCGGCCACCCAGCGGGTATTTGCGGATATCGCTGAATCCCAGGACGCTGCCGACCAGATCGCCTCCCACGCGCTGGTGACCAGTGCGGAACAGGCCCTGGCCGGTTCGCTGGGCAGCGCCTCCGCCAGAGTGCTGATCAATTCGGTGGTACGTGGCGAAGCGCTGGATCTTGAAGGTTTACTGAGCATTCTCGACACCACGTCGCAAACCCTGGAATATAACCGCCGCCTGGAACAGAAATCTGATGAGCTGGCGCGCATTGGCGAAGAATTACGCAGTGCCAACGAACGCCTGCGCGAGCTTGACCGCCTCAAGGATGAATTTGTCGCCATGGTCAGCCATGAACTGCGCACACCGCTGACCTCCATTCGCGCCTTTGCCGAGATACTGCGTGACGGTGACAACCTGCCTGAACACAAACGCCAGCATTTTCTTGGCGTTATCGTCCATGAAAGCCAGCGTCTTTCACGCCTGATAGAGGAAATTCTCGACCTGGCCCGGCTGGAAAGCGGCCGCTTGACGCTTGACCCCAAGCCGCTTGACCTGGCCCAGGTGGCCCAGCGCAGCGTGGATGCTATTTCCCGCCTGCAGGAAAACCGTGGCATCGCCCTCGATAGCGCCATAGACGTCGAACCCGCCATCATTATTGGTGATGAAGACCGTCTGGAGCAGGTCATCATCAACCTGCTCGACAATGCCGGCAAGTTTGCCGATACCGATCAGCCCAAAGTGCGCCTGCGTCTCTATCGCCACAAACGTCATTATCGGCTCAGCGTTGAGGATAACGGTAAAGGGATCAGCGAAGACGAGCGGGAAAGAGTCTTTGAGAAGTTCCACCAGATTCAGGAACAGGGTGAAGTGCCGCGTGGCAGGCCCAAAGGCAGCGGCCTGGGTCTCCCCATCAGCCGGGGCATAGTCGCCCATCTGGGCGGGCGGCTATGGGTGGAAGATGCCCCTAACCTGGGCGGCGCCTGCCTGATCATGGAACTGCCCGAAGCGCCTGAACAGGCCCAGTAGAAAGGTGCTCAGTTTACTCGGCGGCTGCTACGCACCTGAGTCTGCACCCAGCTAACAAAACGCCGAACCGTCTGCAGGTCATACACCAGCATATGCACCTGATCGGCCCGCAGGCGAGCAAGGTCCAGCCAACTGTCTGCCGTCAACCCGATGGCCATCTGGTGGCATTGCTGATCAAACATCAGCTGCTGCAAACGCTGGAAAGTCGCCAGTACGCTTTCAGCCTCACCAAGGCTGAGTAGACAGCCGGGTGCTACCCCAAGAGCCAGCAATCGGCGGCGGGTTGATACTTCCTTACAGCGCTGATGCACCGCCAGCAGACGCACCGCGCTGACCAGCGGCATCAACCCCTGGCGCTTGAGATCAATGGCCTGCTCAAAAGGCCCTTCCTGAGTTGAGGTGTTGGCCAGCCGTCCACGGCGATTCAGCGCTACCGGCAACTCATCCAGCAGGGCGGCCATTTCATCCATGAATAAGGCGCGGGTGGGCAGTATCTGCGTCACGGACTTGGCCAGATCATCCGCCAGCCAGCGATCACCGTGAACGGGGTTGAAATCCAGCAGGATATTGGTTTGCTGAACCCGTTTGACCTGCCTGTCCTGTGTCCACAGTTCCAACTGGGTCTGCCACTCGCTCAGGCGTTTTCGCCACATTGGCCAGCGGGCCATGACGTGCCCCTGGCACAGCGGAATACCCGCTTCATCCAGACGTCGGGTAAACCCTTCCCCCAGGGCCTGGAAATAGCCGTCGATATCACGCTGACGGCTGTCCGGATAGTCTTCAATGATCAGGGCATTATCCTGATCAGGGCCCAACAGGCTTTCATCACGGGCACCGGAACCCAGTACCAGCACACAGTAGCGTACCGGTACAGGGCCCCAGCCCTGGCTGGTCATTTCTTCGAGGGATTCATCAATCGCCCGGCGATACAGCCAGGCATTGTAATCACTGATCAGCTGGCTGATACGCCAGGCAGGAAGGTCATAACGGATCAGTACCTCTACCCACTGGCGTTGCCACTGATAGGCAGAGGATAAATTCGCAGGTGCAGCCGAAAGCACGCGCTGCAGGGGTTCCATCAGGCGTTGTTCACCGACCTCAGGGTCAAATGGCGGCTCAAACAGACAGCGCCATGGCGAGGCACGGTGCAACCAGTGCATAAGGGGGTCAGGCGCTCGAGTCGTCCGCCGCTTGCTGGCGGGGGTCGGGTTCAAACATGGCGTCGCCTACTTCCTCGATGTAACGTTTGGCCTTGGTGACCATCATTTCATCGCAGGCATCACGGCTTGGCAGCATATCCGAACGTTCAAAGCGGTGTTCACGCAATTTACCCTCGTCAAGCCGCTGCTGAATCACACCACTCACCCGATACTGACCGCTCTGCACATCCGGTTCGGATATGATCAGATAGCCCGCATACTCAATCGCCTCAGCAGCTTTTGCTCGGCTGTTGGCTTCACCGTCACCTGCACTGAACAGGCCTGAAAGCAGCTTTTTCAGCATACCGACTCCTTGAATGGCAAGCGGCGGCAGCACACTGCTGCCGCACGCATTGACAGGTTAGCTCTGCTGGCGACCCTTACCGGCCGCAATCCGCAGACGCAGGGCATTCAGCTTGATAAAGCCTTCTGCATCTTTCTGGTCGTAAGCGCCCGCATCGTCCTCGAAGGTAGCAATCGATTCATCAAACAGCGATGCGTCCGACTTGCGGCCAACCACGGTGGCGTTGCCCTTGTAGAGTTTCATGCGTACAACACCACCGACGTTTTTCTGGGTTTCGTCAATGGCGGCTTGCAGCATGCGACGCTCCGGGCTCCACCAGTAGCCGTTATAGATCACTTCGGCGTACTTGGGCATCAGCTGGTCTTTCAGGTGCGCTTCTTCACGATCCAGAGTCAACGATTCGATCGCACGGTGGGCGCGCAGCATGATGGTGCCCCCCGGTGTTTCATAACAGCCCCGCGACTTCATGCCAACGTAGCGGTTCTCAACGATATCCAGACGGCCAATACCGTTGTCACCACCCATCTTGTTGAGGGTTTCCAGCACTGCATGGGGTTTCATGGCCTGACCGTCAATCGCCACGATGTCGCCCTGATCAAAGGTCAGCTCAACGTAAGTGGGCGTCTCCGGCGCGGCCTCGGGAGACACGCTCCAGCGCCACATGTCTTCTTCTGCTTCGGCCCAGGGGTCTTCAAGAATGCCGCCTTCATAGGAAATATGCAGCAGGTTGGCATCCATGGAGTACGGCGATTTTTTCTTCTTGCTGGAGAAATCTACCGGAATATCATGCTCTTCACAGTAGGCCATCAGCTTTTCACGGGAAGTGAGATCCCACTCACGCCAGGGTGCAATGACCTTGACGCCCGGCTTGAGCGCATAGCCGCCCAGCTCGAAACGCACCTGATCGTTACCTTTGCCGGTCGCCCCGTGGGAAATGGCATCGGCGCCGGTTTCGTTGGCAATTTCGATCAACCGCTTGGCAATCAGCGGACGCGCAATAGAGGTGCCCAGCAGATATTCGCCTTCGTAAATCGTATTGGCGCGGAACATCGGGAAGACATAGTCGCGCACAAACTCTTCGCGCAGATCTTCAATGTAGATTTCTTTCACACCCAGCGCCTGCGCCTTGGTACGGGCAGGCTCGACTTCTTCACCTTGACCGATGTCGGCGGTAAAGGTCACCACCTCGCAGTGGTAGGTTTCTTGTAACCACTTGACAATTACAGATGTATCCAGGCCGCCGGAATAGGCCAGAACCACCTTCTTGACATCGGACATTCTTGACTCCTTGCTGATCAAAAAAAGCTCACTGATAAAAGCGCAGCGTCTTGGCGTTGCGTTCAAAACACAGAGTATAGCGCTCTGCGCAGTCAACGAATACCCAGGCAGCGACGACTGTCAATGAAAGCTGATAGAATCCGGCTACTCAACAAAGTAACTGACCATACATTTATCAGTGGCACTGAGCACCACTGACTCGCTACCAAGGAGAGCTGCATGAGCGAGGCAATTGCCCGCGATTTGATGGCCCAGCGTTTTCGCAGTTATCTGCCGGTTGTGGTGGATCTTGAAACCGGCGGATTCAACGCCGAACGCGATGCGGTACTGGAGATTGCGGCCGTTACCCTGACCATGGACCCGGAAGGTAATCTGCTGCCTGACGCTACCTATGCCTATCACCTCCACCCGTTTGAAGGGGCGAATGTCGAGCAGTCAGCGCTGGATTTTACCGGCATTCGTCTGGATGACCCACTGCGCCGCCAGGTTGCCTTGAGCGAAGAAGAAGCCTTGGGGGAAATTTTTCGCCCCATCCGCAAGGCCATCAAGGCACATGGCTGCACCCGGGCGATACTGGTGGGGCACAATGCCGCCTTTGATCATGGCTTTCTGAATGCGGCAGCCAACCGTTGCGGCATCAAGCGCAACCCCTTTCATCCATTTTCCAGCTTTGACACGGCAACCCTCGCTGGGCTGGTCTATGGCCAGACGGTACTCGCCCGCGCCTGTCGCGCTGCCGGTATCGAGTTCGACAACAAGGCGGCCCATTCGGCTCGTTATGATACCGAACGCACCGCAGAGCTGTTCTGTGCCATGGTCAACCGCTATAAGGATCTTGGCGGCTGGCAGCTGGCCGTGCGCGAACAGGCCATGGATGACAATGAGGATTGAGCCAGATGTATCGAGCGGATGCAGGCTCAGGCCCTTTACGCTAAACTTCGTCAACCGCTGACAGCAGATGCCTGGGAAAACCCACGTTTTCCTCGGTATTCATGCGCATGATGCAGTTCAGTCAAAGCCCCCTTTCAGGAGAGAAAGCGTTTCCATGGCCCAGCACAATGCCTTTTATGCCCAGTCCGGAGGCGTCACCGCCGTCATCAACGCCAGCGCCTGCGGCGTCATTGAAGCCTGCCGTGAAGCCCCCGAGCACATCAACAAGATCTACGCCGGCCATAACGGCATTATCGGTGCCCTGACCGAAGATCTGATTGATGTCACGCAGGAAAGTGAAGAGGCCGTGACGGCCTTGCGTCATACGCCGGGGGGTGCCTTTGGCTCCTGCCGTTACAAGCTCAAGGATATCGAAACCCACCGTACCCAGTACGAGCGGCTGATCGAAGTCTTCAAGGCTCATGATATTCGCTACTTCTTCTACAATGGTGGCGGCGACAGCGCCGATACCTGCCTGAAGGTGTCACAGCTTTCCGAAAAACTCGGCTACCCGCTGACCGCCATCCATGTGCCCAAGACCGTCGATAATGATCTGCCGATTACCGACAACAGCCCAGGCTTTGGCAGCGTCGCCAAGTATATTGCCACTTCAACCCTGGAAGCCTCGCTGGATATCGCCTCGATGTGCGCCACCTCCACCAAGGTATTCGTGCTTGAGGTCATGGGCCGCCATGCGGGCTGGATCGCCGCTGCCGGTGGCCTGGCCGGAGAGGGTGAAGGCGAGCCACCTCACCTGATCATCTTCCCGGAAGTTGCCTTTGACCGCGCTGCCGTGATGGCACGGGTGGATAAATGCGTGAAGGATTACGGCTACTGCGTGATTGTCGTTTCCGAAGGCGCGCGCTATGAAGATGGCACCTTCCTGGCCGACGCTGGCAACACCGACGCCTTTGGCCACCGCCAGCTGGGCGGCGTCGCGCCTACCCTGGCGGGTATGGTCAAGCAGGATCTGGGCTACAAATACCACTGGGCTGTGGCGGATTACCTCCAGCGCGCTGCGCGCCACCTGGCTTCAAAAACCGACGTTGAACAGGCCTATGCGGTGGGTCGCGAAGCGGTCACCCTGGCATTGGCAGGTAAAAACGCCATGATGCCGGCGATTCGCCGCGTCGCCGATACGCCCTATCAGTGGGATGTGATTTCGGCACCGTTGAAAGATATCGCCAATCAGGAAAAATTCATGCCGCGTGACTTCATCAGTGACGACGGTTTTGCCATTACCCAGACCTGCCGCAATTACCTCTCTCCGCTGATTCAGGGCGAGGATTTCCCGCCGTTTGAAAACGGCTTGCCCAGGGTAGCCAAACTCAAGCTGGCCAAGGCCGAAAAACGCCTGCCGGTGTTTACGCTCTAGGGCACCCGCTTTTTTCAGCGACCATAGCAAAGACTAACGGCCGGGCATTTAGCCCGGCCTGTTTGTTTAAAGCTTAGAATCTAGAGTTCAGTGTTTCTAACGCAACAGCCAGGAAAGTACCAGCAGCAACAGCAGAATACCCGCCACGCCCTGCCAGAAACGCCGTGAATCCTGGCGATTCTCCCGTCTCACGCGCCCTAAAGGCAAACGCAAGGCACGCAGGAATTCCGACATGCGCCGAAACCTCAGGGCCCGCTGTGGGTCGAGGGCACGACGCAATGCATCGTCAAGATCCACAGAAATTTCCGGGTTAGCCGCTCGGGCACTGCGATAGATAAGCCCTTCCAGATCGGTATGGCTGCGTAGCTTGTCCGGGGTTAACTGATAAGGCAGCTGGCCGGTCAGCAACCAGTAGGTTGTCGATGCCAGCGAATATTGATCACTGCGCCGCCCGACGCTATCACCCAACGCATATTCAGGCGCGGTATGAGGGCCGAAACCCACTTGGGCAAGCAGTTCGCCGGAATGGCGGTGGCCATCCGCCTCGCGCACATGGCAGGCGCTGAAATCTGCCAGCACCAGTTTGCCATGGGGGTCAATCAGGATATTTTCCGGGGTGATCTGCTGGTGGAGTATATCCCGATGATGCAGCGCCTGCACCGCCTTGCCCAGCTGATTGGCAATTTCAAGCCGCTGGTTCAGGCTTGCCTGGGGGTGACGTTCCGCCCAGGACTGAAGCGTCTCACCTGCCACATAAGCCATCAGGTAATACAGGTAGCGGCGAGGCCGCGAAGGCTCCATCACCTTGACGACATAGGGGGAATTGACCCGTTCAACGACCCACTGCTGCAGCAGGAAATGCTCCAGATAGGCATTGCGCAATGATAACTCTGGGCTTGGCGCCTTCATCACCATTTCGCGCTGGCTATGCACATCGCGCACATGGTAGACCCGCGATTGCGCCGTGCGCGACAGCACACTGAGTATTTCAAAGCCATCAAAACGCTCGCCGGGCGAAAGCTCAGGGGGGATGGGCAAATCGCCATACACACGCCCAGGATGGTCATTGACTTCATCCGGCAACTCATCAATGCGCACCAGCTGAAAACAGAATTGCTCTCCCCCATAGCCACGCTCCTGAGCGCGTGCCTTGGCTTCATCGGCCAGGCGTTCACAGGCAGCATCCAGATCGCTGGCGTCCTGGCGGATCAGGCGGACATAATCAGACGGTAACAGGGTGCCGCCGACGGCCTGGGTGGTAAACAGGAAAAGGTCGCCCTGTTTCAGCGCCAGCGGGGTGTAATCAATATCCAGGCTGCCATCCAGGCCGAGTGCCCGCGAGGGGTAGCGGTAACCGCCCAGATCCGTCACATGATCACGGGAAAGCTGCTCGAACTCGGCGCCGCGCAAGCGAAAGACCAGGGTATCGCCCATATGGAAAAGATGCCCTTCCCGGTGGCGCAGCACCAGTGCCGATAACGACGAAACAAAACTACCATTACGCACATGCTGGCTTTGACTGTAACACCAGCTGTTCAAGGCCCTTAGCACACGAGTAGCGGATACCTTGGTATCCCAATGGTCGGGGGTTGAGAAGTAATCAGCCAGAAATCCACGCACACTCAGGTCTCCAGCCTGCTTGGCGAGGCTGTTGCGCGCCACTGAATCGCTGATAATCGCACAGCCGCCCTTGGCCTGTAGCAAGGGTTCTTCTGGAATGCGCACTGACATGGAGCTGCGATGTTCGCGTCGGTCAGGCGCAACAAAGGCTTGACCATAACTTATCAGCAGTTGAGCTTTGGCCAAGTGCGCCTCCTTGATCGGCTAACCTGAATCATCATCTTCATAAGCGCATGATACACCGCTGATCTTTATACACCTAAACCCAGGCCACCGACCTAGGTGTAAGAAACCTAGGTCGCATTGGTAATTGCGCGCCCATATTCGTATAATCGCCCCCATTAAGTCTTATAGACGTTATAATCCTGCGCGACTCTGTACCACCAAGGAAACCAAGATGAACTTTGATAACATCCCCGCCGGTAAGGATCTGCCCAACGACGTTTACGTGGCAATTGAAATCCCGGCCAACCACGCTCCTGTCAAATACGAAATCGACAAGGACATGGGCGCCTTGATGGTTGACCGTTTCATGGCTACCCCGATGTTTTATCCGGCCAACTATGGGTTTATTCCGCACACCCTGGCTGACGACGGCGATCCTATTGACGCCCTGGTAGTGACACCTTACCCGGTAGAACCAGGCAGCATTATCCGTGCTCGCCCGGTGGGTGTTCTCAACATGACCGATGAAGCAGGCGAAGATGCCAAGCTGGTCTGCGTTCCCCACGCCAAGCTGTCCTCCTTGTACGATGACGTTCAGGAAGTGACTGATCTGCCTGAGCTGCTGCGCCAGCAGATTGCGCATTTCTTCGAGAACTACAAGGATCTCGAAAAAGGCAAGTGGGTCAAGGTGGAATCCTGGGAAGGCGCCGACGCCGCCCGCAAGGCGATTGAAAAAGCCTTTGCTGCCCACAAAAAAGCCTGAAGCAGTTTGTCTTTCTGAAAGCTGCCTATGGTTTGAAAAAACAGGTTGTATCAACGGGTCGCCATAAGGCGACCCGTTTGCGTTGCAACCCGGATTAAGCAGCGATTAAACCCCGCGTCATGAAGGCGCATGCCCCTGCGCGGGGAGTTTTTGCCAGGGTAAGCTGTCACAGCGACACCGACCGCCATGACTCAAGGACATTCCGTGCCATTTACTCGCCATTTATCACTTCTTATCACTGCCCTGCTCCTGACGGCGCTGACGCTCGGTTTATGGCCCCAGGTCAGCCAGGCGCAATGGTTTTCCTCCAGCGATCAGGGGGAGTTCCTGCCTGTGCAGGAGGCCTTCCAACCCAGCGCCTGGCATGATGGCGATACGCTGTATATCGGGATGGAGATCACTGAAGATTACTATCTTTATCGCCATCAGTTTGCGGTTCAAAGTACAGACGAAAACACGACGCTTGACGCCCCGCAGCTGCCAGAGGGGCAGTTTATCACCGACGAGTTTCTCGGCGATGTCTATGTGTTTCGCGACCAACTGGTGTTTGAGGTACCCATTGCAACGCCTCACGGTGGCCCCTTACCTATCCGCCTGACGTATCAGGGCTGTGCCGATGCCGGGCTTTGCTACCCGCCAGAAACCGTTTCCTTACAGGCCGTCCAGTCTCAGGCGCCAGCGGCATTTGCTGACTGGCAGACTTCGCAAGGCGCTACCCAGGAAAACGCATCTCAGCAGGCTACTGGCAGCGCTGCCAATCAAGGTGCTGACAACCCGGATGCTGTCAGCTCGAACGTAGGGGCAAACAGTTTCAGCGGTGCACAAAGTGATGACCGTCGCTTTACGACCCTGCTCAGCGAGGCGAGCCTACCCCTGGCGCTGGGGCTGTTCTTTATTGCCGGGCTAGGGCTGACCTTTACGCCCTGCGTGCTTCCCATGATCCCGATTCTGTCGTCTATCGTGGTCGGCCAGAACCCGACCAAGCCGCGCGCCTTTGTGCTGTCCGCCAGCTATGTGCTGGGCATGGCCCTGACCTATGCGCTGGTCGGCGTGCTGATGGGCCTGTTTGGTGCTGGGCTGAACCTCCAGGCACACCTGCAATCAGCGCCTGTGCTGATTGTGTTTGCGATCCTTTTCAGCCTCTTTGCCCTGGCCATGTTTGGCGCTTTTAACCTCCAGCTATCGCCACGCTTTGCCAACCGTATTGACCGCTGGCAGGCCCGCGCCCAGCGCAGTGGCCCCCTGGGGCTGGCGGTGGCCGGGGCGCTATCCGTGCTGGTGGTTTCTCCCTGTGTCACCGCCCCTTTGGCGGGCGCCATGGTGTTCATTTCCTCCACCGGAGACGCCTGGCTGGGGGGCGCAGTCCTGTTTGCCCTGGGCATGGGCATGGGGCTACCGCTACTGCTGGTAGGTACTTTTGGTGCCACCTTGTTGCCCCGTTCGGGCGGCTGGATGGAAGGCGTCAAGATTGCCTTTGGCCTGCTCCTGCTCGGCGTTGCGATCTGGATGGTTGAGCGCCTGGTGCCCGCATCAGTGGCGCTGCTGTTATGGGCTGCCCTGGCGATCGGCACTGCCCTGGCACTGGGCGCGCTCAACTTTAATCAGCCGCAGGGCTGGGGCCGTGCGCGCCAGGCGTTGGGCATCCTGCTGCTTGCATGGGGCCTTGCGCTGGTAATTGGCGCCGCCCAGGGAGGCAGCAACCCGCTGCGTCCGCTGCAAGTGTCCTCCAGCGCTTCTTCAGGCAGCACTGAGCAGCCAACTCTGGCCTTCCAGAACGTCAACAGCCTGGCCGCTCTCGAAAACGCGATCAGCCAGGCGGACGCCCAGAGCAAGCCGGTATTTGTTCACTTCACCGCCGATTGGTGCATTTCCTGTAAGCAGTTAGAACGCGAGGTCTACCCGACGCCCGAGGTGGCTTCTGCCTTGAACGACTATGTACTGATCAAGGCCGATGTTACCCAGACGGATCAGCGCAGCCGTGAACTGCTTGAACACTTTGACCTGTTCGGTCCGCCTAGCCTGCTGTTTTTCAACCAGGGAGAAGAAGTTGTCGATGCGCGCATTCAGGGTGAGGTCAGCGCTGCTCAGCTGTCTCAGCATCTGGGTGAGCTGAACCGCTGGCTGGCAGGTTGAAGGACCTGCCCTCAAACGCCTGTCATTCAGGGTATTTGGCGGTAAGATCATCAAACGTTCAGGCAAAAGCGACCCTTGCTGGTTGGGGCTGGCGTTGCTGGACAATGGCGTCGTTTTTCGGCAAACTTTGCGGTTATCAAGATCAAAACTGTCGCATAAATTGACCGACTCTCAAGCAAGATTCATCAACGTGCCGGTTTATGGCGTTTTTTGATCCCGGTTTACTACGCCTTGTCTGCCTGATTCAAAGCGCTGTGTTGCGCGTCTACCATCAGGCTGAGCAAGGCCATATTTTTCATATTTCGAGTGTAGGACAAGTCAATGGATATCCGTAAAGTCAAGAAACTGATCGAGCTATTGGAAGAATCCGACATCAGCGAGATCGAGATTCAGGAAGGTGAAGAGTCGGTTCGCATCAGCCGACATCCTAACGGCATCCCTATGGCTTCTTACCCGATGCCCCAATATGCGCCTCAGGCTCCACAAGCCCCTGCACCGGCAGCAGCCAGCCCCAGCCCGGCCGAGGCTGAGCCGGAAAGCGCTGCGTCTGCCTATCGCGGTGTTACCGTCAACTCACCGATGGTGGGCACTTTCTACCGCAGCCCGGCGCCGGGTTCCAAGTCATTCGTTGAAATCGGCGACAGCGTCAAGAAAGGCGATACTATCTGTATCGTTGAAGCCATGAAGATGATGAACCAGATCGAAGCTGATCGCGATGGCGTCATCGAGGCCATTCTTGTCGAGGACGGTGAGCCGGTTGAGTTTGATCAACCCATGCTTTCCATCGCTTGACCTCCTCTTTCTGACACGGGTGGACTTCCCCATGCTGGACAAGGTACTCATCGCCAATCGCGGCGAAATTGCCCTGCGTATTCTGCGCGCTTGTAAAGAACTGGGCATCAAGACCGTGGCAGTGCACTCCAAAGCTGACCGCGAACTGATGCATGTGCGCCTGGCCGACGAAGCTGTCTGCATTGGCCCTGCATCCTCAGCGCAATCCTATCTCAATATTCCCGCCCTGATCAGCGCCGCAGAAGTCACCGACTGCAGCGCGATTCACCCGGGTTACGGTTTTCTTTCCGAAAACGCCAATTTTGCTGAACAGGTTGAGCGCTCTGGGTTTACCTTTATCGGCCCGCGCGCTGACACCATCCGCCTGATGGGCGACAAGGTATGCGCCATCGAGGCGATGAAAAAAGCTGGCGTGCCGACGGTACCCGGCTCAGATGGCCCGCTCGGTGATGATGAAGACACCCTGCTGGCGACTGCCAAGCGCATTGGTTACCCGGTCATCATCAAGGCTGCCGCCGGTGGCGGCGGGCGCGGGATGCGCGTTGTACACACCGAGGCGCACCTGCTTTCGGCCATCAACGTCACCCGCACCGAGGCGCATTCCGCGTTTGGTGACGGCACGGTTTACATGGAAAAATTCCTTGAAAAACCGCGTCACGTCGAAGTTCAGGTACTCGCCGACGGCCAGGGCCACGCTATCCATCTGTATGACCGCGACTGCTCATTGCAGCGCCGTCATCAGAAGGTACTGGAAGAAGCCCCGGCCCCCGGCATTGATCCGGAATCCCGCGCCAGGG from Halomonas sp. CH40 includes these protein-coding regions:
- the rnt gene encoding ribonuclease T, with product MSEAIARDLMAQRFRSYLPVVVDLETGGFNAERDAVLEIAAVTLTMDPEGNLLPDATYAYHLHPFEGANVEQSALDFTGIRLDDPLRRQVALSEEEALGEIFRPIRKAIKAHGCTRAILVGHNAAFDHGFLNAAANRCGIKRNPFHPFSSFDTATLAGLVYGQTVLARACRAAGIEFDNKAAHSARYDTERTAELFCAMVNRYKDLGGWQLAVREQAMDDNED
- a CDS encoding argininosuccinate synthase, which translates into the protein MSKESRMSDVKKVVLAYSGGLDTSVIVKWLQETYHCEVVTFTADIGQGEEVEPARTKAQALGVKEIYIEDLREEFVRDYVFPMFRANTIYEGEYLLGTSIARPLIAKRLIEIANETGADAISHGATGKGNDQVRFELGGYALKPGVKVIAPWREWDLTSREKLMAYCEEHDIPVDFSSKKKKSPYSMDANLLHISYEGGILEDPWAEAEEDMWRWSVSPEAAPETPTYVELTFDQGDIVAIDGQAMKPHAVLETLNKMGGDNGIGRLDIVENRYVGMKSRGCYETPGGTIMLRAHRAIESLTLDREEAHLKDQLMPKYAEVIYNGYWWSPERRMLQAAIDETQKNVGGVVRMKLYKGNATVVGRKSDASLFDESIATFEDDAGAYDQKDAEGFIKLNALRLRIAAGKGRQQS
- a CDS encoding sensor histidine kinase translates to MRTDLVILGAAFSYLALLFVVAAWGDRRAEQGKSIIGSPSVYALSIAVYCTAWTFYGSVGRAAEYGPSFLLIYLGPTLAMLTAPFLLRKMVRIAARQRITSIADFISARYGKSSGLGALVALMALITITPYIALQLKAITVSHAVLINYPDSPDASLANEGFWLDKSLWVALVLAVFIILFGTRHLDASERHEGMVAAIALESLVKLVAFMSVGVFVVFVLFAGPQDLFQQVALSPDLADTLRLDQVPGGTTGWVGMLILAFLAFLTLPRQFQVLVVENVDEHHLTRASWLFPIYLLLINLFVVPIALAGLLLGDVAGDPDSFVLTLPLSAGAEGLPLFVFIGGLSAATGMVIVETIALSTMVSNQLIMPLLLRFRFLHASQPGQLAGWLLGIRRVAIVLLLLLGYLYHALMGDAYSLVTIGLVSFAGVAQFAPALLIGLYWRGASRLGAMLGLIAGFGVWGYTLLLPGFAQSGWWDMALIEQGPWGIEWLKPYALFGLQGWDIYTHALLWSMLANVGLLVGASLFSRPTPLEQTQAALFTEAMHPNLQGTTLWRGQTTQGELRDLLARYLGAAATQRVFADIAESQDAADQIASHALVTSAEQALAGSLGSASARVLINSVVRGEALDLEGLLSILDTTSQTLEYNRRLEQKSDELARIGEELRSANERLRELDRLKDEFVAMVSHELRTPLTSIRAFAEILRDGDNLPEHKRQHFLGVIVHESQRLSRLIEEILDLARLESGRLTLDPKPLDLAQVAQRSVDAISRLQENRGIALDSAIDVEPAIIIGDEDRLEQVIINLLDNAGKFADTDQPKVRLRLYRHKRHYRLSVEDNGKGISEDERERVFEKFHQIQEQGEVPRGRPKGSGLGLPISRGIVAHLGGRLWVEDAPNLGGACLIMELPEAPEQAQ
- a CDS encoding DUF294 nucleotidyltransferase-like domain-containing protein → MHWLHRASPWRCLFEPPFDPEVGEQRLMEPLQRVLSAAPANLSSAYQWQRQWVEVLIRYDLPAWRISQLISDYNAWLYRRAIDESLEEMTSQGWGPVPVRYCVLVLGSGARDESLLGPDQDNALIIEDYPDSRQRDIDGYFQALGEGFTRRLDEAGIPLCQGHVMARWPMWRKRLSEWQTQLELWTQDRQVKRVQQTNILLDFNPVHGDRWLADDLAKSVTQILPTRALFMDEMAALLDELPVALNRRGRLANTSTQEGPFEQAIDLKRQGLMPLVSAVRLLAVHQRCKEVSTRRRLLALGVAPGCLLSLGEAESVLATFQRLQQLMFDQQCHQMAIGLTADSWLDLARLRADQVHMLVYDLQTVRRFVSWVQTQVRSSRRVN
- a CDS encoding HlyU family transcriptional regulator, encoding MLKKLLSGLFSAGDGEANSRAKAAEAIEYAGYLIISEPDVQSGQYRVSGVIQQRLDEGKLREHRFERSDMLPSRDACDEMMVTKAKRYIEEVGDAMFEPDPRQQAADDSSA